The DNA window CCGGGGTGGGTGAATTATTTGAAGCACCCCCGGGTGAATTTCTTGACCTCTGACAAAGGTATCTCGTGAGATCGAGGGTCTTGCTGGGCCTGACAGTTGTCACCTCCTTGGTGATGTTTGCGGATTCCGCCGCTCTCGGCTGACCCTGAGCTAGTTGGCGAGCAGTCTGAGCAGGAATCCAGAGGTCGGGCGCGAATACGTAGGGTAACCAGCCAGCAGCTTGTCGGACATCTGCTTCTCGTCTAACCAGCTCTCTGCCCATCCGCTGGCTAGCCTGGCGCCGGCTTTGAGGAAGCGGTTTCTGACCGGCAGGAAGGTGGTGGAAGCGTGGACTGGCAGGGGCTCCCCGGTCTGGAGCCCATCCACTCGATCCGCCTGTACAAGCAGGTGGAGGAGAGGCTGCTGCAACTCATCAATGCCGGGGTGGTGAAGCCCGGGGACAGATTGCCTTCCGAGAAGGTTCTCCAGGAGCAGTTGGGTATCAGCCGTGCCGTGCTGCGGGAAGCGCTGCGCATCCTGGAGGCGAAGGGCCTGCTGGTGTCCCACCAGGGGAGGGGCCGGTACCTGCGGGGTCCGGAACCCGACCACTACGTGGCCATCCAGAGGACAACGCTGGAAGAGATATACGAGACCAGGCTGGTCATGGAGCCGGCCGTGGCTGCCTGGGCGGCGGAGCGGGCAGGGCCGGAACACATTGCCCGCATGGAAGAAGTGCTGGATCGGATGGGGCGGGCACCGCGCGGCGAGGCGGACGATTTCCCGTTTCACCTCGCCCTTGCGCAGGCGTGCGGAAACGAGTTCGCGTGCAAACAGCTCAGCGAGCAGATCAAGCTCTTGAGCCGCGTCCATGATGAGGCATTTCCCAGGGCCCTGCTCGAGATGCCGCTTGAACCCTGGCTTGAGGAGCACCGGGCGGTGCTGGAAGCGGTGAAGCGCAGAGACCCCGAGGGTGCACGTCGGCTCATGTACGAGCACCTGCTTTCGAGCTACCGGCAGATCAAAGCCGAAGGCTGAGGCTGAGGTTTTCGAGAGGGCTGGAGCCCGCCGGTGCCGGCGAGGGCGGCAACCCGGCGCGAGCGTGTTGGACGCGGGGAAAGGCATCCCCGTCCCGGAGAGGGAGGGAGAAGCCACGGGCAAGGGCAGCGGGGAGCGGGGATCATTGGCCTCGTATCTGCTCGAGGGGATCGACCTCGGACGCGTGCAGCGCCATGTCGCCTGGTTCACCGGGCACGCTTCGGGCCGCATATCTGGCACGGCCGATATGGAGCGGGCCGCAGCTTACGTGTGTGGCGAACTGCGGGAATACGGGCTGGAGCCTCTCCGGCGGCGTTTCCGCGCGTACACCTCCATACCTGGACCGGCGGCCCTGGAGGTGGGCGGAAAGGCTCCGTCGCGGATCAAGGCAGTAAGCGTGGCCTTCACCCGCGAACTGGGGGAGGGCGAGGCAACCTGGGTCGATCTGGTCGATGGCGGGGCGGGGGAGGATGGCGACTACCGGGGGCGGGACGTGCGAGGTAAGGCCCTGCTGGTGGAAGCCCACGGTTCCGCAACACCGGAACGAGCCCGGCTGGCGGCGGCCCGCGGTGCTGCCGCGCTCGTCCTGGCGACCTGGCCTGCCCCGGTCCCGGACGTGGTGACGTTCCGGGCCATGAAGGGCGTGTGGGGATTGCCCGGGCCCGAGACGCTGCGGGAAATCCCGGACATTGTCGCGCTGTGCGTGTCCCACGACGATGCCCGTCGCCTGCGTGTGATGATCAGCGAGAACGGCGGCGCCCTGCCGGTGAGGGTGAGCGCCACCGCCACCACCGGCTGGATGCCCCTGGAGGAGGTGACCGTACGCATCGTGGCCCCGGGGCCGGAAGGGGATGACTTCGTACTTGTTCATGGCCACCTGGACGCCTGGTGTCCCGGGGTCACCGACAATGCCTCCGGAAATGCTCTCATGCTGGAACTGGCGAGGTTGCTGGGGCGGTGTGGAGGGAACATGCGCCGATCGGTGGTGTTGGCGTTCTGGGACGGCCACGAGATTGCAGAGGCCACGGGTTCCAGTTACTTCGTGGCGCGCAACTGGGACCTGCTGCGAGACCATTGCGTCGCCCAGGTCAACGTCGATTCCCCGGGAGTGCGCGGGACGCGGCGCTTCCTGGCGGCGAGCAGCCCCGAGTTGGAGGCCTTCCAGCGCCTTGTTCATGCCACCATCGGTGCGCCGGCCCGCTACCTGTCCCCGGGGCGCACGGCGGACCAGTCCTTCCTCATGGCCGGGGTGCCGGGGCTGCTGTGCTTCCCCGACGGCGAACCCGAGGGCGAGGTCCCCTTCTTCTGGTGGAGTCACACCGGAGAGGACACCCTGGACAAGTTTTCGCCCGAAGCGTTTCTGGCCCAGGCCCGGGTGATCGTCCATTACCTTGACGGGCTGCTCCGGTCGACCGCGTGGCCGATGGATTTCGCGCCGATGCTGAGATCTGCAGCCCGGGTGATCGACCGCATTGTGGTTCAGTCGGCACGTGTCCCAATGCGCGGGCTGCCGGGGGAGGAAGCCGTGGCGGTTCTGGCGGAGGCGCTGGCGGATGCCAGGCGGGTGCTCGGCGAGGTGGCGGTGCTCTACCGCAGGGCGCGCAGGGTGGCCCGGGAGGCTTCCCGCGGCCGGGAGTGGCTCTACCGGGAACACAACCGCCTGGCGCGGGACCTGAGCCGCATCCTCCTGCCGGTCCTCGGTACGGTGGGGGGCAGATACCACCAGGACCGTTACGCAGACCCGCGCTACACGCAGCGCCTTCCGGGCCTCTCCCACCTGCGGGCGGTGGGGGATGCGGCGGGGGAGGAAGCACTCCTCTCGCTGGGTCCTGCCCTTATGGAGAGGAACCGCCTGACCGACGCGCTACTGGCAGCCCGGGAGAGACTGCGGGTGCACTTGCAGTCGTGAGAACACAGCGAAGGGAGGTAAGAGGGGCGAGATCGAGGCGTAATGAGTCATGCCGGTGGTGGCAGGAGCAGCGGGAAGACCGTCGAATAGGCCTGACAACCCAATGGGTCGTACTGACTAGGAGGTGAACCCATGTTGCGGCGAGGCTGGGTGTTGATATCGGTGCTGGTGGTGGCGTTACTGCTTTCCTCTTGTGCCAGAAAAGGTCCCGAGCCCGCGAGCCCGCAAACGGGTGGCCCCCGCTCAGGCGGGGAGTATGTAATTGGGCTGGAAGATGCCTGGTCGCTGGACCCAGCGACCTGGGGCAACCAGGGGCCGATGAGGAACATTTTCAACGGACTACTCCGTTATACGGCAGACGGCAAGCAGTTGGAGGGCGACCTGGCAGAGGACTGGTCGGTTAGTCCGGACGGCAAGACGTACACGTTCAAACTGCGCCAGGGGGTCAAATTCCATAACGGGCGCGAACTCGTTGCGGATGATGTGAAGTACAGCATAGAGCGGGTGCTGAACCCCAAGACCAAGTCGGACGGCGCCTTTGCGTTTGCGGACGTCGTGGGGGCGCAGGAGTTCAACCAGGGGAAGGCTAAGGAAGTCTCAGGGATTCAAGTCGGTGATCCCCACACTGTGCAGATCACTCTCAAGGAGCCCTTGGCCATCTTCCCGTATTTTCTAGCCATGAACTTCGGGTACGTGGTGCCACGCGAGGCAGCGGAGCAATATGGGGATAACTTCGCTCGTCACCCCGTTGGCACCGGTCCCTTCAAGTTCGAGGAGTGGAAAGAGGGAGAGTACATCAAGCTGGTCAAGAATCCTGATTACTTTGAGAAGGGTCTTCCGTACCTGGACAGCTTGGTGTACCGTATCATCCCCGATTCCGCCACTCTGGCCATGCAGTTTGAAGCCGGGCAGATCCACGAGATGTACCCTATTCCAGATTCGGTCTTCCAGCGTGTGGTCTCAAGTGGGAAGTACCAGATCCTCGAGCAGAGTCGCCCTGACGTGTTCGGGCTGGCCATGAATGTCAGGAAAAAGCCCTTTGACGATGTGCGGGTGCGCAGGGCCATCGCGTATGCGATTAACCGTGAAAAAGTGGTACAGGTCCTGTTCTCCGGGGGGCGCGCCCGACCTGCCCTGGGACCTATACCGCCAGGGCTGCTGGGGTACGATCCTCAGATCAAGGCCATAGGGTACGATCCGGAGCGTGCAAAGCAGCTTCTGGCAGACGCAGGCTACAGTAAGGGACTTGAGTGCGAGCTTTGGACCCTCTCCCGCGACTCCGAGAAACGCTTTGCCGAGTTCATCGCGAGCCAGCTTGCGGAGGTGGGCATCAAGGTCCAAATACGGCTCATGCAGACAGGTGCATTCTTCGATGCCGTGTCCAGGGGAGACGCTGGCCTGTTCTGGTGGGGCTGGACTGCCGACTACGCCGACCCCGACACGTTCATGTACAGCTTGTTTAACTCAGCCAACTGGGGGATCAACAACCCTTGCTTTTACAAGAACCCCCGGGTGGACGAGTTGACCAGCCAGGCGAGGCACATCATGGATCAGGCCCGTCGAGAAGCCATGTACAAGGAGGCGGCGCAGATAGTGGTCGACGAGGCCCCCTGGGCCTTCATCTACCACACGACCGCTTTCTGGGCTGTCAACCCAGGGGTTCGGGGTGCTGATGCTCAGCTGCACGTGTACGGCTACCTTTCCCGCGCCAGGACGTGGCTGGAGAAGTAACTCAGAGGGGGTGAGAGCTCCGCCCCGGATGGGGCTCTCACCCTCAAGAAAATCGCTGGAGGTATTGGATTGTCTACCTACGTGGCACGACGCCTTCTTTGGGTTCCCGTGACCGTGTGGGGCGTCATCACGATCACCTTTTTTCTCATGTACATCATCCCGGGGGACCCGGCACGGATATTGATCGGAGGGCATGTGGCGACAGCGGAAGGCCTGGCGCAACTGCGCCACCAGATGGGGCTCGACCGGCCTGTCCTGGTCCAGTATGTGGACTATCTCACCAAAGCATTGCGCGGAGACTTAGGCAGGTCCTTCCGGCTCCGCGTACCCATTTCTACCCTGATACTTCAGCGCGTGCCCAACACCGCTCTCCTGGCAGCCGCATCAGTTCTCATAGCGCTGCTGGTCGCGGTCCCGCTGGGGGTGCTTGCCGCGACCTCTCGGAGCAGGGCTTTCGACCGCCTGGTAATTGCCCTTTCCACCGCGGGT is part of the Bacillota bacterium genome and encodes:
- a CDS encoding FadR/GntR family transcriptional regulator gives rise to the protein MDWQGLPGLEPIHSIRLYKQVEERLLQLINAGVVKPGDRLPSEKVLQEQLGISRAVLREALRILEAKGLLVSHQGRGRYLRGPEPDHYVAIQRTTLEEIYETRLVMEPAVAAWAAERAGPEHIARMEEVLDRMGRAPRGEADDFPFHLALAQACGNEFACKQLSEQIKLLSRVHDEAFPRALLEMPLEPWLEEHRAVLEAVKRRDPEGARRLMYEHLLSSYRQIKAEG
- a CDS encoding M28 family peptidase: MDAGKGIPVPEREGEATGKGSGERGSLASYLLEGIDLGRVQRHVAWFTGHASGRISGTADMERAAAYVCGELREYGLEPLRRRFRAYTSIPGPAALEVGGKAPSRIKAVSVAFTRELGEGEATWVDLVDGGAGEDGDYRGRDVRGKALLVEAHGSATPERARLAAARGAAALVLATWPAPVPDVVTFRAMKGVWGLPGPETLREIPDIVALCVSHDDARRLRVMISENGGALPVRVSATATTGWMPLEEVTVRIVAPGPEGDDFVLVHGHLDAWCPGVTDNASGNALMLELARLLGRCGGNMRRSVVLAFWDGHEIAEATGSSYFVARNWDLLRDHCVAQVNVDSPGVRGTRRFLAASSPELEAFQRLVHATIGAPARYLSPGRTADQSFLMAGVPGLLCFPDGEPEGEVPFFWWSHTGEDTLDKFSPEAFLAQARVIVHYLDGLLRSTAWPMDFAPMLRSAARVIDRIVVQSARVPMRGLPGEEAVAVLAEALADARRVLGEVAVLYRRARRVAREASRGREWLYREHNRLARDLSRILLPVLGTVGGRYHQDRYADPRYTQRLPGLSHLRAVGDAAGEEALLSLGPALMERNRLTDALLAARERLRVHLQS
- a CDS encoding ABC transporter substrate-binding protein, which gives rise to MLVVALLLSSCARKGPEPASPQTGGPRSGGEYVIGLEDAWSLDPATWGNQGPMRNIFNGLLRYTADGKQLEGDLAEDWSVSPDGKTYTFKLRQGVKFHNGRELVADDVKYSIERVLNPKTKSDGAFAFADVVGAQEFNQGKAKEVSGIQVGDPHTVQITLKEPLAIFPYFLAMNFGYVVPREAAEQYGDNFARHPVGTGPFKFEEWKEGEYIKLVKNPDYFEKGLPYLDSLVYRIIPDSATLAMQFEAGQIHEMYPIPDSVFQRVVSSGKYQILEQSRPDVFGLAMNVRKKPFDDVRVRRAIAYAINREKVVQVLFSGGRARPALGPIPPGLLGYDPQIKAIGYDPERAKQLLADAGYSKGLECELWTLSRDSEKRFAEFIASQLAEVGIKVQIRLMQTGAFFDAVSRGDAGLFWWGWTADYADPDTFMYSLFNSANWGINNPCFYKNPRVDELTSQARHIMDQARREAMYKEAAQIVVDEAPWAFIYHTTAFWAVNPGVRGADAQLHVYGYLSRARTWLEK